In Bosea vestrisii, the following are encoded in one genomic region:
- the mltA gene encoding murein transglycosylase A has translation MAPAALAGWGTDDQLAVLRLFAQGCETDPPLRQGAVPSPALPALCTKAAALFATGDVTQDAARRFFADNFTFWRIRPPGADRGFMTGYFEPEFEGSLTRSDAFPTPLYGRPTDLVTKMPGDDWQGLDPALTSARRTANGLAPFPDRGAIEEGALAGRGLEILWMRDPVDRFVLQVQGSGRIRLPDGKVTRLVYSGRNGHPYTSLGRELSRRESIPPEQMTMDKLIARLKADAGFARELIRLNRSFVFFARNDNLPTGSGPIGGAGLPLTPLRSVAVDRSLWPYGMPAWIETVIPDGKGGTEKLAQLVLAQDTGTAIIGPARIDLFVGSGAEAGHRAGLIRHPFDFVVLWPR, from the coding sequence GTGGCGCCCGCTGCGCTTGCGGGCTGGGGCACTGACGATCAGCTCGCGGTTCTGCGCCTGTTCGCGCAGGGCTGCGAGACCGATCCGCCGCTGCGGCAAGGCGCCGTTCCATCCCCCGCTCTGCCAGCCCTGTGCACGAAGGCTGCGGCCCTGTTCGCTACGGGTGACGTGACACAGGACGCGGCGCGCCGCTTCTTCGCAGACAACTTTACCTTCTGGCGTATTCGCCCGCCCGGCGCCGACCGCGGCTTCATGACCGGTTATTTCGAGCCGGAGTTCGAGGGCTCGCTGACCCGCTCGGACGCCTTCCCGACGCCGCTCTATGGGCGCCCGACCGACCTGGTGACCAAAATGCCGGGCGATGACTGGCAGGGCCTCGATCCGGCCCTGACCTCGGCGCGCCGGACGGCCAACGGGCTGGCGCCATTCCCGGATCGTGGGGCGATCGAGGAGGGTGCGCTCGCTGGCCGGGGGCTCGAAATCCTCTGGATGCGCGATCCGGTCGATCGCTTCGTCCTGCAGGTCCAGGGCTCGGGCCGGATCCGCCTGCCGGACGGCAAGGTGACGCGCCTCGTCTATTCCGGGCGCAACGGCCATCCCTATACCTCGCTTGGTCGCGAGCTCAGCCGGCGCGAGAGCATTCCACCCGAGCAGATGACCATGGACAAGCTCATCGCCCGGCTGAAGGCGGATGCAGGTTTTGCCCGCGAGCTGATCCGCCTCAACCGCTCCTTCGTCTTCTTCGCTCGCAACGACAACCTGCCGACAGGCTCCGGCCCGATCGGTGGCGCCGGCCTGCCGTTGACGCCGCTGCGCAGCGTCGCGGTCGACCGATCGCTCTGGCCCTACGGCATGCCGGCCTGGATCGAAACGGTGATTCCCGACGGCAAGGGGGGCACTGAAAAGCTGGCCCAACTTGTCCTGGCGCAGGATACCGGCACGGCGATCATCGGCCCGGCCCGGATCGATCTCTTCGTCGGCTCCGGCGCAGAGGCCGGTCATCGTGCCGGCCTGATCCGGCATCCCTTCGATTTCGTCGTGCTCTGGCCGCGCTGA
- a CDS encoding helix-turn-helix domain-containing protein, which yields MTPFGRRVRELRAARGVTLAQMAQALGVTPAYLSALEHGKRGQPTFTLIQGAIHVLGVIWDEADELIRLAELSHPRIVIDTAGLEPEATLFANRLAHEVQWLGPSDLAALTSILDSAARRRGSA from the coding sequence ATGACGCCCTTCGGCCGCCGCGTCCGCGAACTGCGGGCCGCCCGCGGCGTGACCCTGGCGCAGATGGCGCAAGCGCTCGGTGTCACCCCGGCCTATCTCTCGGCGCTGGAGCACGGCAAGCGTGGCCAGCCGACCTTCACTTTGATTCAGGGCGCGATCCATGTCCTCGGCGTGATCTGGGACGAAGCGGACGAGCTGATCCGCCTCGCCGAGCTCTCCCATCCGCGCATCGTGATCGATACGGCCGGCCTCGAACCGGAAGCGACGTTGTTTGCCAATCGCCTCGCCCATGAGGTGCAGTGGCTCGGCCCGTCCGATCTGGCGGCGCTGACTTCGATCCTCGACAGCGCCGCGCGCCGCCGCGGCAGCGCTTGA
- a CDS encoding Smr/MutS family protein, translating to MRRRGKLLSEAELELWRQVARTIKPLPGRTAVEAEPEAKSEKPPAPVESAQPSPAPALKGRPTKPASPPLVPLERRMRTQLRRGQQGVEAVIDLHGLRQDEAHAALRGFLRVQQQRGAKLVLVVTGKGIAGDVPYGEERGILRRNVPHWLRLPDLRPLVLGFDEAEQRHGGTGALYIRLRRSRDFSE from the coding sequence ATGCGGCGGCGCGGCAAGCTCCTCTCCGAAGCGGAACTCGAACTCTGGCGCCAGGTCGCGCGCACGATCAAGCCGCTACCTGGCCGCACGGCGGTCGAAGCCGAGCCGGAAGCGAAATCGGAAAAGCCGCCCGCGCCCGTGGAGAGCGCCCAGCCTTCCCCAGCACCGGCGCTCAAGGGCCGCCCGACGAAGCCCGCCTCGCCGCCGCTGGTGCCACTGGAGCGGCGCATGCGTACGCAATTGCGCCGTGGCCAGCAGGGCGTCGAAGCGGTGATCGACCTGCACGGGCTGCGCCAGGACGAAGCGCATGCGGCTCTGCGTGGCTTCCTGCGCGTGCAGCAGCAGCGTGGAGCCAAGCTCGTCCTGGTGGTGACCGGCAAGGGCATCGCCGGCGACGTCCCCTATGGCGAGGAGCGCGGCATCCTGCGCCGGAACGTCCCGCACTGGCTGCGTCTGCCGGATCTGCGCCCTCTGGTGCTCGGCTTCGACGAGGCCGAGCAGCGTCATGGCGGAACAGGTGCGCTCTACATCCGCCTGCGCCGCAGCCGGGACTTCAGCGAATGA